Proteins from a single region of Rana temporaria chromosome 5, aRanTem1.1, whole genome shotgun sequence:
- the LOC120941611 gene encoding E3 ubiquitin-protein ligase TRIM39-like, giving the protein MASADLRQELDCSICLTTYTDPVNLRCGHNFCRVCIDRVLDTQGGSGGYSCPECREEFRDRPVLHRNITLRNIVETFRSTQLEEGKTGIFCTYCYHSPVPAVRSCLLCEASLCDNHLRVHSKAPEHVLTDPTTSMENRKCSIHRKLLEYYCTDDSACICVSCRLDGEHRGHKVETLDEASENKKQKLRNVLQKLMTEREETEKRVQSLQDRRRKVQEKSERVTALFIELRRHLEDLEKRVRRNISSQEERILLSDLIHQLEIKKEDLSRKMEDIEELCNMTDPLTVLQESDTGDLCDTEEGDNEDRERHDTLLHDGGDLDVSGISHTLHTGLSDMIKEVNVFFNIQEASDILLDVNTAQNNLQISDDMKTVSRSDIEQNRPETPERFQWWAQVLSSQRFSSGRHYWEVDVRESENYRVGMCYPSIERRGVQSLIGDNKKSWGLWRDSGGCYLIHDNKWIIISPDLSSNRVRISVDYEAGQLSFYDLCDPIRHLHTFTTTFTEPLHAVLAVGEGSTTISGGERRHEK; this is encoded by the coding sequence ATggcgtctgctgatctgagacaGGAGCTGGACTGTTCCATCTGTCTGACCACATATACAGATCCTGTAAACCTGAGATGTGgtcacaacttctgccgggtctgtattgatcgtgtgttggatacacagggggggtctggaggatattcctgtcctgagtgcagagaAGAGTTCCGGGATCGGCCTGTACTGCACAGGAACATAACACTACGTAACATAGTGGAGACTTTCCGATCTACTCAgctggaagaagggaagactggaATCTTCTGTACTTATTGCTATCactctcctgtacctgctgttagaTCCTGTCTGCTGTGTGAAGCTTCTCTGTGTGATAATCACCTGAGAGTCCACAGCAAGGCACCAGAACATGTCCTAACTGATCCCACCACTTCCATGGAGAACAGAAAATGCTCCATTCATAGGAAACTTCTTGAATATTACTGCACTGATGACTCTGCCTGTATCTGTGTGTCCTGCAGGCTGGATGGAGAACACCGGGGGCACAAGGTGGAGACTCTGGATGAGGCCTCtgagaataaaaaacagaaactgagaaatgttctgcagaaactgatgacagagagagaggagacggagaaaagagtccagagtctgcaggatcgcAGGAGAAAAGTACAAGAAAAATCAGAGAGAGTCACTGCCCTGTTCATAGAGCTCAGGAGACATCTGGAGGACCTGGAGAAGAGAGTCCGTAGGAACATCTCCAGCCAGGAAGAGCGGATCTTATTGTCTGATCTGATCCATCagctggaaataaagaaggaggatctgtccaggaagatggaggacattgaggagctgtgtaacatgactgacccactgactgtcctacaggaatcagacacaggggacttgtgtgatactgaggagggagataatgaggacagagagagacatgatacactcctccatgatggaggggatctggatgtGTCTGGAAtctcacacacattacacacagggtTATCTGATATGATAAAAGAGGTAAATGTATTCTTCAATATACAGGAAGCTtcagacatattactggatgtgaACACAGCTCAGAATAATCTACAGATATCAGATGACATGAAAACTGTATCCAGGTCAGATATAGAGCAGAATCGTCCAGAAACACCGGAGAGATTTCAGTGGTGGGCCCAGGTATTAAGCAGTCAGAGATTTTCCTCGGGGcgacattactgggaagtggatgtcAGAGAGTCAGAAAATTACAGAGTCGGGATGTGTTATCCCAGTATAGAGAGGAGAGGAGTGCAGTCACTGATTGGAGATAATAAGAAGTCCTGGGGTTTGTGGAGGGATAGCGGTGGGTGTTATCTAATACATGACAATAAATGGATCATCATATCTCCCGATCtctccagtaacagagtcaggatctctgtggattatgaggccgggcagctgtccttttatgatctgtgtgacccgatcagacacctccacaccttcaccaccactttcactgagcccctccatgctgtGTTAGCTGTGGGAGAAGGTTCTACAACAATATCTGGGGGTGAAAGGCGACAtgagaaataa
- the LOC120941613 gene encoding E3 ubiquitin/ISG15 ligase TRIM25-like, translating to MASADLRQELDCSICLTTYTDPVNLRCGHNFCRVCIDRVLDTQGGSGGYSCPECREEFRDRPVLHRNITLRNIVETFRSTQLEEGKTGIFCTYCYHSPVPAVRSCLLCEASLCDNHLRVHSKAPEHVLTDPTTSMENRKCSIHRELLKYYCTEDSACICVSCRLDGEHRGHKVETLDEASENKKQKLRNVLQKLMTEREETEKRVQSLQDRRRKVQEKSERVTALFIELRRHLEDLEKRVRRNISSQEERISLSDLIHQLEIKKKDLSRKMEDIEELCNMTDPLTVLQESDTGDLCDTEEGDNEDRERHDRLLHDGGDLDVSGISHTLHTGLSDMIKEVNVFFNIQEASDILLDVNTAHNNLQISDDMKTVSWSYIWQNRPETPERFQRCVQVLSSQRFSSGRHYWEVDVRESEYYRVGMCYPSIERGGEQSLIGNNNKSWGLWRDRGECSLRHDKKQIRISPDLSSNRFRISVDYEAGQLSFYDLCDPIRHLHTFTTTFTEPLHAGLYIGKGSITISGGERRREK from the coding sequence ATggcgtctgctgatctgagacaGGAGCTGGACTGTTCCATCTGTCTGACCACATATACAGATCCTGTAAACCTGAGATGTGgtcacaacttctgccgggtctgtattgatcgtgtgttggatacacagggggggtctggaggatattcctgtcctgagtgcagagaAGAGTTCCGGGATCGGCCTGTACTGCACAGGAACATAACACTACGTAACATAGTGGAGACTTTCCGATCTACTCAgctggaagaagggaagactggaATCTTCTGTACTTATTGCTATCactctcctgtacctgctgttagaTCCTGTCTGCTGTGTGAAGCTTCTCTGTGTGATAATCACCTGAGAGTCCACAGCAAGGCACCAGAACATGTCCTAACTGATCCCACCACTTCCATGGAGAACAGAAAATGCTCCATCCATAGAGAACTTCTTAAatattactgcactgaggactcTGCCTGTATCTGTGTGTCCTGCAGGCTGGATGGAGAACACCGGGGACACAAGGTGGAGACTCTGGATGAGGCCTCtgagaataaaaaacagaaactgagaaatgttctgcagaaactgatgacagagagagaggagacggagaaaagagtccagagtctgcaggatcgcAGGAGAAAAGTACAAGAAAAATCAGAGAGAGTCACTGCCCTGTTCATAGAGCTCAGGAGACATCTGGAGGACCTGGAGAAGAGAGTCCGGAGGAACATCTCCAGCCAGGAAGAGCGGATCTCATTGTCTGATCTGATCCATCAGCTGGAAATAAAGAAGAAGGATCTGTCCAGGAAGATGGAGgacattgaggagctgtgtaacatgactgacccactgactgtcctacaggaatcagacacaggggacttgtgtgatactgaggagggagataatgaggacagagagagacatgatagactcctccatgatggaggggatctggatgtGTCTGGAAtctcacacacattacacacagggtTATCTGATATGATAAAAGAGGTAAATGTATTCTTCAATATACAGGAAGCTtcagacatattactggatgtgaACACAGCTCATAATAATCTACAGATATCAGATGACATGAAAACTGTATCCTGGTCATATATATGGCAGAATCGTCCAGAAACACCGGAGAGATTTCAGAGGTGTGTCCAGGTATTAAGCAGTCAGAGATTTTCCTCGGGGcgacattactgggaagtggatgtcAGAGAGTCAGAATATTACAGAGTCGGGATGTGTTATCCCAGtatagagaggggaggagagcagtcacTGATTGGAAATAATAACAAGTCCTGGGGTTTGTGGAGGGATAGAGGTGAGTGTTCTCTAAGACATGACAAGAAACAGATCAGAATATCTCCCGATCTCTCCAGTAACAGATTTAGGATCTCTgtggattatgaggccgggcagctgtccttttatgatctgtgtgacccgatcagacacctccacaccttcaccaccaccttcactgagcccctccatgccGGGTTATATATAGGAAAAGGTTCTATAACAATATCTGGGGGTGAAAGGCGACGtgagaaataa